CAAAAATAATTGCAAAAGCAAAAATTCCAAGAGTAAGTAAAATCATTTTTCCAGAGTTTTTTAACATTTCTTCCTTTACAGCGTAACCAAATACTGCAGGTCGAAAAACTTTGTTTATAATTCGTGCAAAAGGATTTAATATTAACAGAACATAAGATAATATTTCATTTTTTATTCCAAGTATTGATAAAAGCCCAATTACAAGTCCTAACATTATTCCGTAGTATATTTTTCCTGGTGCAGATGATGGGCTTGTTGGCATATCTGTTGCCATAAAGATTCCTGTTAATAATAATCCGCCAGTTGAAACATTGCTTTTTAGAAATATTGTAACTAGAAAAAATGTTACAAACAGGCTTACTGGAATATGCCATGAAATACGATTTTTTAGCAGCAGATATAATCCTCCTAAAATTAAGGCGAATGCCGAATAAGATCCAACAGATCCTGAGGGTGTTAATAGTAATCCGTCTAGATAGTTTGAAAACATAGAATTATTAAATCCTGTAAAAAATTTTATTCCAGATGACTGCAATAATTCTTGACTGAACCAGATTGTTCCAGAAGACATTGCAGATGAAAAAAATACAGTCATAAATTCCCAACCTATTACAGCAGGATTAAAAATGTTTTTTCCGATTCCTCCATAAATCAATTTTCCAAAAATGACTGCCATGCAGGCTCCAAAAATAACGATAGGCAATGGAGTCAACGGGGCAAGTGTCATAGCCAGAAGGATACCTGTTATAACTGCTGATAAGTCATGAACAGAATTATTGTCATTCAGGAAATATTTTGAAAAAAGTTTTTCAGTTACAACAGCGGATAAAACGGAAAATGCTATTAAAAGAAGCGCTCTCGTTCCGTAAACTAAAGCTGAGGCGATGATAGCCGGAAATAATGATATAATTACATCTTTCATAATGTCTCTTACTTCAATTTCAGTTCTTATATATGGAGTAAAAGATAGTTTTTTTAATTTTCTTTTTTTAAAAAAACTTTTTATTATTTTTTTTCTTTTAATTTCTTTATCACTTTCTGGAACTTCTTTTTTAGAAAATATTTTTTTTATATTAATCTTATCTTTTTTTATTTCTTTTTCTTTTATTTTTTTTACTTTTTCAAGTTTTCCAGTATTATTCAAATTTTTTACTTTATTATTATTTTTATTTGTTTCAGAATTTTGAGAGTAATTATTTTGTAATTTTTCAGTTTTTGGAAGGCTGTGAACTGTAGAATTTAAAAGCGTGTCATCATTGTCTAAAAGTTCATTTTTACTGTTATCTTTTTTTCTGCCTAATATTTCTTCCATTAACGATTTTTCGTTATTTTTCATTATTTTTTACCTCCAATTCCGACAAGATTAATTTTCCAGTTTTTATGCTTTCCATCAAAGGAACTCTTGAAGGGCATACAAATTCACAAGCCCCACATTCAATACAGTTTTGAATATTAGCTGTTGCCATTTTTTCATATTTTCCATTTTTATAGTAATCTGCAAATTCAAAAGGCATTAGGTTCATTGGGCAGGCTTCTACACAATATCCGCAAGAAATGCAGCTTTTACGCTCAATTTCTTCCGTGTCTAAAAATAATATTCCAGAAGTTCCCTTTACTGTCGGCACTCTAGAATCAAAAATTTCTGTTCCCATCATTGGTCCGCCAAAAATTACCTTGTCTTCGTTAGTAATTTTTAATTCCCGCACAATATGGTAAACTGGAGTTCCAAATTTTAATCTGTAGTTTCCAATATTTTTAGCTTTTTCTCCAGAAATTGTCACAATTCTTTCAGTTAACGGCTTTCCTTCAAAAAAAGCATCATAAATAGCTTTGACTGTACTTACATTGCTTACAATTACTCCCTTTTCAAGCGGAAGTTTCCCTTTTTTAACTTCTTTTCCAGTAATTGTGTTTATTAATTGCAGTTCACTTCCTTGAGGATAAATTACAGGAAGCAGTTCTATTTTTATTTTAAATTCTTCTTCATCCTGTACTTTTTCAAATATTTCAATTAATTCTTTATTCTCTTCTTCAATTCCAATGACAATCTCCTTTGGATTTAATAATTTCTGTATAACCTTTAAGCCACGTAAAATCTCTTTTGTAAAGTTTTTCATGACAGAATAGTCAGAAGTTAAATAAGGTTCACATTCAGCGCCATTTATTATAAAAGTTTCTACTTTTCTGAATTTTATATCATATTTTACATGTGTAGGGAACTGCACTCCTCCAAGTCCAACTATTCCTGCCTCCTTGATTATTTTAAAAATTTCATCTTTTTTTATTGATTTCAAGTCACGAAGTTCTCTTTTTGTCAAATCCGCTTCCTTGTTCTGAAAATCATTTGCAATAATAATTGTTTTTATCTTTTTTCCATTTGCGATGAAATGATCGACAACGTCGACAACATCTCCAGAAATTGGTGAATGAATATTGGCTGAAATACTTCCTGAAGCATCTCCGATTTTTTCATATTTTTTTACATAGTCTCCAATTTCTACTATTGGAATTGACAGGCTTCCTATATGCTGTGAAAGAGGTATATAAAAAAGGCTTGAATCCTTAATTTCCTTTATTTCAGTATTCTTTGTGAGAGGTTTCATTGGCTGGCGTTCTTTTTTCATATTTTTTTTTGCTTCTTTTTCATTTTCATCAATATCTTTGCTGAAAAGTATATTTGTTATTCGTTTAAAACTTATTCTTCTAAGCATTTCTATCTCCATTTTTATTTGTTAATTTTAATTTTTTTTTATACTCAAGACCTAGGGAGCTGACTGAGTTTAAGCAGAATAGTTATAATTTTTTAGTTCAGTCTTATTTTAGTCGGGCAAAAATCTTTTCTGAAGGCAGTAAAAAAATTAGATTAGCCTATAATCAGAAAACAAGGGGTTTTTGCCCCTCGTTCTTGAACTGATTATTGAAATTTTAATTATTTCCTGTCATAAGTTCATCTATCAGATCTTTTACATGCACAAGCTCCTTTAATCTCCATCCATTAGCTCCTGAGAAAAATAATCCGCTTTGAAGTCTACCTAGATAAGCATCTCCTAAACTGTCGGCAATACAGTATCCCACTCTGTTTGCTCCTTTTCCACGTTCACAAGGAAATACGCAGTTGCTTATACATTGAATTTTTTTCTCACCAGGTTCTAATGTTTTGATTAAATTTGTTTTTACTGCACGTCCAGGATAACCAACTGGAGAACTTACGATTACAATGTCTTCTTCCTTTGCCTCAAGCAATACCTGTTTTAGAACATCGCTTGCATCACATTCGTAAGTACCGATAAATCTTGTTCCCATTTGAACGGCATCTGCTCCAAGAGCCATAATATTTTTTATATCATTATTGTCCCATATTCCACCTGCTGCAATAATAGGAAAATCTCCCCATTTATCACGTTCTTCCTTTATTGGAGGCAAGATTGCTTCCAGCTGATGTTCAGGAGCGAATAGCTCTTCATATTTTGCACCTTGGTGTCCTCCGCTTTTTGGACCTTCTACAATTACTGCCCCTGGCATTTTTCCAGCAGCCTTCCATTTTTTACAAATTATTTTCAATGCTCTGGCTGATGAAACTATCGGAACAATTTCCACATCTGGATAATCTTTTACAAGCTTTGGAAGTTCCAGCGGAAGTCCAGCTCCTGTAACAATAATATTTGCTCCAGCCTCAAGCGCATCATTTACAACTCTTGCATAATCATTTATCGCATGAAGAATGTTGCAGGCAAGCGGTCTGTCTCCGCAAATTTTTCTTGCATTTTTAAATATTTCAAAAAGCGCTTCACGATTGTAGGCATTTTCTGTTCCAAGAGGACGTCCTTTTACAGCCTTTTTCACAAATTTCATATTTTGGTAATATCCAGTGCAGATGGCGCTTATTGTTCCAAGACATCCATTTTTTGCTACATTTCCAGCAAGTCTGTCCCAGCTGATTCCAACTCCCATTCCACCTTGAACAATTGGTTTTTCAATATAATATTTTCCTATTTTAATTCCCTTTAATTCGATTTTTTTATTTTCATTTATTTTTTCTTCATTTAAATTTACAGAATTTTCTTTTTTTATTTCTGATATTTTATTCACTTTGATTCCCTCCAGTTTTTTTTTATTTTTATTAGTAGCTGTTTTTAATAAAAATCGTATGGAGGAGCTCTGCAAATTTTTGTGTTTGAACTTATTGAAGTATAATTTAAAAGAATATAAAAAAATAAATATAGTTTTTGTAAAATCTCTAATATTTTTTTTATTCTTTCAATTATTTTATCTCTAATATCATTTTCAATAAAATTTTTATATCCATTGGCACAAAGCCTCTCAAATTTTTCAACGAGCTTTTTTAAATCGACATTTTCCAAAAAGGATAAGTCAATGCCTGAATTGGAAATGTATTTATCCAAAGCCTTTAGAAATACATCGCTTTTGCTAATAACAATATTTTTATTTTTTTTATATAATAAAGCAACGTTTTCAATATTTAAAAAATTTATTTTAGAAAAAGTACCAAAGTAATCTTTTTTTGCTATTTGCTCAAAAAGATTTGATATAACCGACTGTACAACCTTTGAGAGTTTTTTTAGCCGAAATTTTTCAAACATAAAACCTCCTTTATTATTTATTTTAGTCATTTGTAAAAGTTTAAAAATCTGATAAACATAGTATTTTTATGCTTGATTTTCTTGTTATTCTCCATTCCTTGATAAGGAATCTCGCCTCCTTGTGATATAAATACTGCTGTTATTCAATCGTTACCGCTTTTATTTCTGCAATCGCCTATATTTGGTTATTTTGATACAAGAAAATTTAGTTATACAACACATGTTATTTTAATTATATAATGTTTTTGTAATTTTTACAATTAAATATTTTTATTTTGTTAATCAAAGTATTTTAAAAATAGATAGAATAACAGTAAAAATAAATAAAAGAATAAAAAAATATTAATAATTTTATAGAAAATAAATAATTTTTGAAATGCCGTCAAAAAATTGCAATCTTGAAAATTTTAGAGTATAATATATTTTGGAATATTAGGGTTACTATAGATAAAAAATGTGAGATAAAGAAACGAAAAATTGTAAAAGTAAATTGTATAAACTTTTATGTAAAATTAAAATAAAGAGAAATTATAGGAGGTTTTATGGTTGCAACAATACAAGTTAATAAGCAAAGTATAAAGCGGCTGCTGGAAAGCGGAAAAGAACAGATGTTTTTAATACCTGAATATCAAAGACCATATTCCTGGACTGAAAATGAAACTAAGACGTTATTTTATGATCTTTTGGAGTTTACAGAAAGTGAGTCGAAAAAAAATAGTGAAGTAGAAGGGACATATTTTTTAGGAAGCATTGTTTCTTATGAAAATGAAGAGGGGGAACAGGAAATTATTGATGGACAGCAGAGAATAACTTCCTTATTTTTGCTTCTTCGTGCCATTTATACAAAATTGATTTCTTATGAGGAAAAAACCATTGAACAGGAAAATTTTATAAGGCAAATTCAGCCTGCACTTTGGAAACAGGAAAAACTGACTGGAGAAGTTGACTATAAAAGTGTGCTGATTACATCAAGAGTTATAGATAATGAAGGGAATAAAATTTTGCAGGATATTTTAGAAACAGGAATTGCCGATCATAAGAGAAAAGACAATTATTCTAAAAATTATATTTTATTCCAGAGACTATTTGACAAACTTAGTGAATTAAGTCCGACTCTAATGCTGGAATTTATTTATTACACTTTAAATAAAGTAGTAGTTTTTCCAATAAAGACAGATTCTCAGGATGATGCCCTAAGCGTGTTCTCCACTTTGAATGACAGGGGTCTGCCTTTGTCTGAAGCGGATATATTTAAGGCAAAAATGTATAACAGAATAAAAAAAGAATATAAGAAAATGTTCATTAAGCAATGGAAAAACCTGAGTGAACGGGCAACTTACGCCAGAGAAAATGTAAAACAGCTGTTCTATTACTATATGTTCTATTTGAGGGCATTGGAAAAGGATATTGCAACAACGACACTTGGACTTAGACGTTTTTATTCTAAAAATGGATTTACAAGGCTGTATAAGTCAAATTTACTAAAACATCTGGATCAAATTCTGGATTTGTGGGTTGTAATGAACAGGCATGAATCTATTGACGACAAGCCTTGGACTGAAAATGTAAATATTATTAAAATCTTGGATACTTTGTCGGCATATCCAAATGAATCTTGGAAATATCCAGTTGTTGTATATTATTTGTCACACGGTGAGAAGGAAAATTTTGAAGTATATTTTTTAAAATTTTTAAGAAAGCTGTTTTTAGAATTGACTGCCAATTATCTTGTAACACCAAGTGTTTCAGCAGTAAAAGCGGATATTCTCAAATTAAATGTTGATATAGTTGATAATATTTCTCCAAAAGTTGCGTTTAAAAATATTCCAATCACGATATTACAGGAAAGAGTTAAAACGCCCAATAAAAATCTTGTGCGTATGATTTTAAAAATGGTTGTCTATAATAATCAAGATGAACTGTTGCCTGAAAAATGGGAAGTTGAGTATATATTACCCCAAAAATGGAGTGACCGGTTTACAGAAAGCGTGGAGAATAAAGAAGTTAAAACGCATATAAATTATATAGGAAATAAAATTCCTTTTGAAAGAAGATTGACAATTAAAGCTACAGAAAACTTTTTTGAAAAGAAAAAGACAAGCTATAAAAAATCTAAAATTAAATATGTTAGGGAGTTAATTCCAGATGATAAAAATGACTGGACTTTTGAAGATATTGAAAAAAGAAATAAAAAAGTTGCAGAAGAACTTGTGAAATTATTTATTACTTGGAATGGAGAATATGAATTTTAAAGGAGAGAAATTTTGGAAAGTTTTATTTTTTTAGGAATTATTTTACTGGTAGGAGCGATAACTAATAATAAATCTATTGTTTTTGCGACAATTTTTGTGCTGATTCTGAAATGTCTGTTTAATATTACTGAATATTTTAAAATAAAAGGAGTCAATATTGAAGGAATAATGACTCAATTTAGAAAGGAAGGGATAAACTGGGGAGTGCTAATAATTACAATTGCAATTTTAATCCCTATTGCAACTGGAGAAATTGGCTTTTCCCATCTGCTTTCCGCCTTTAAATCCCCAGTTGGATGGGTTGCAATTATAAGCGGAATTACAGTTTCAATCCTTTCTTCCAAAGGAGTCGGACTTCTTTCAGGGCAGCCTGAAATTACAGTTGCCCTTGTAATTGGGACAATAATGGGAGTTGTATTTTTTAAGGGAATTGCGGCTGGACCAGTTATTGCCAGTGGAATTACATTTTGTATTTTAAAGGTGCTGGAGTTATTTTTAAAACATTAATTTCATTTGAAATTACACAGTTGTTTAGCAGATTTACAAAAAAATGGAAAAAATTTAAAAAAAACAAAGAAAATGGTGTTGACAAAAACTATAGAGTATGGTATTATAAATAAGCTAGTTTATTCTGGTAATACCAATATTTTATTGGGAGGGATAGAAACAATGAGAGTACAAGTTATTTTAGAGTGCACTGAAACTAAGTTGAGACATTATGTTACAACTAAAAACAAAAAAACTCATCCTGAAAGATTAGAAATGAGAAAATACAATCCAGTGCTTAAAAGACATTCTCTTTACAGAGAAGTTAAATAATCTCATAAAAATAGATAGGTCAGTAGTTCAATTGGTAGAGCGTCGGTCTCCAAAACCGAAAGTTGCGGGTTCGATTCCTGCCTGGCCTGCCATTTTATTTTATGAGAATTTTTTTTAATAAAGAAACTTAGTTGTATATGGTTTTAAGGACTATTTATTTTTTAGGTTAAATTTCTTTATTAAAGCAGGAGAATTTAGTTTTTTAAAATTCTTGGATGATTCTAGGAGATAATTATGAGCAAATTTAATTTAAAGGATGCTATTGGGAATTTACGTGAAGAATATAAAAAAATATATTGGCCGGATAAAATTGAAATTTATCACGTTACTGTAATCGTGATCTTGATGACAGCTTTTATAGCTATATATACACTTCTTTTTGATACAGCGTTTAATTTTGTGCTGGCAAAAATAAGTGATATTCTAAGAAATATTTTAGGAGGCGCGTAAAGTGACTGAAGCAAATGAAAAAGTTGAAGATGAAGTTGCATACGAAAAAAAATGGTATATAATTCACACTTATTCTGGTTACGAAAAAAAAGTGGCTGCTGACTTGGAAAAAAGAATAGAGTCGCTTGACTTGACAGATAGGGTTTTTAGAATTTTAGTG
The DNA window shown above is from Leptotrichia wadei and carries:
- a CDS encoding DUF441 domain-containing protein produces the protein MESFIFLGIILLVGAITNNKSIVFATIFVLILKCLFNITEYFKIKGVNIEGIMTQFRKEGINWGVLIITIAILIPIATGEIGFSHLLSAFKSPVGWVAIISGITVSILSSKGVGLLSGQPEITVALVIGTIMGVVFFKGIAAGPVIASGITFCILKVLELFLKH
- the rpmG gene encoding 50S ribosomal protein L33, coding for MRVQVILECTETKLRHYVTTKNKKTHPERLEMRKYNPVLKRHSLYREVK
- a CDS encoding nitronate monooxygenase codes for the protein MGVGISWDRLAGNVAKNGCLGTISAICTGYYQNMKFVKKAVKGRPLGTENAYNREALFEIFKNARKICGDRPLACNILHAINDYARVVNDALEAGANIIVTGAGLPLELPKLVKDYPDVEIVPIVSSARALKIICKKWKAAGKMPGAVIVEGPKSGGHQGAKYEELFAPEHQLEAILPPIKEERDKWGDFPIIAAGGIWDNNDIKNIMALGADAVQMGTRFIGTYECDASDVLKQVLLEAKEEDIVIVSSPVGYPGRAVKTNLIKTLEPGEKKIQCISNCVFPCERGKGANRVGYCIADSLGDAYLGRLQSGLFFSGANGWRLKELVHVKDLIDELMTGNN
- the secE gene encoding preprotein translocase subunit SecE, with the translated sequence MSKFNLKDAIGNLREEYKKIYWPDKIEIYHVTVIVILMTAFIAIYTLLFDTAFNFVLAKISDILRNILGGA
- a CDS encoding RnfABCDGE type electron transport complex subunit D; its protein translation is MKNNEKSLMEEILGRKKDNSKNELLDNDDTLLNSTVHSLPKTEKLQNNYSQNSETNKNNNKVKNLNNTGKLEKVKKIKEKEIKKDKINIKKIFSKKEVPESDKEIKRKKIIKSFFKKRKLKKLSFTPYIRTEIEVRDIMKDVIISLFPAIIASALVYGTRALLLIAFSVLSAVVTEKLFSKYFLNDNNSVHDLSAVITGILLAMTLAPLTPLPIVIFGACMAVIFGKLIYGGIGKNIFNPAVIGWEFMTVFFSSAMSSGTIWFSQELLQSSGIKFFTGFNNSMFSNYLDGLLLTPSGSVGSYSAFALILGGLYLLLKNRISWHIPVSLFVTFFLVTIFLKSNVSTGGLLLTGIFMATDMPTSPSSAPGKIYYGIMLGLVIGLLSILGIKNEILSYVLLILNPFARIINKVFRPAVFGYAVKEEMLKNSGKMILLTLGIFAFAIIFAGIHKIGAMPYLVYLYILISTLNLISSKNKIIHKNLKNAI
- a CDS encoding DUF262 domain-containing protein, encoding MVATIQVNKQSIKRLLESGKEQMFLIPEYQRPYSWTENETKTLFYDLLEFTESESKKNSEVEGTYFLGSIVSYENEEGEQEIIDGQQRITSLFLLLRAIYTKLISYEEKTIEQENFIRQIQPALWKQEKLTGEVDYKSVLITSRVIDNEGNKILQDILETGIADHKRKDNYSKNYILFQRLFDKLSELSPTLMLEFIYYTLNKVVVFPIKTDSQDDALSVFSTLNDRGLPLSEADIFKAKMYNRIKKEYKKMFIKQWKNLSERATYARENVKQLFYYYMFYLRALEKDIATTTLGLRRFYSKNGFTRLYKSNLLKHLDQILDLWVVMNRHESIDDKPWTENVNIIKILDTLSAYPNESWKYPVVVYYLSHGEKENFEVYFLKFLRKLFLELTANYLVTPSVSAVKADILKLNVDIVDNISPKVAFKNIPITILQERVKTPNKNLVRMILKMVVYNNQDELLPEKWEVEYILPQKWSDRFTESVENKEVKTHINYIGNKIPFERRLTIKATENFFEKKKTSYKKSKIKYVRELIPDDKNDWTFEDIEKRNKKVAEELVKLFITWNGEYEF
- the rsxC gene encoding electron transport complex subunit RsxC, with translation MLRRISFKRITNILFSKDIDENEKEAKKNMKKERQPMKPLTKNTEIKEIKDSSLFYIPLSQHIGSLSIPIVEIGDYVKKYEKIGDASGSISANIHSPISGDVVDVVDHFIANGKKIKTIIIANDFQNKEADLTKRELRDLKSIKKDEIFKIIKEAGIVGLGGVQFPTHVKYDIKFRKVETFIINGAECEPYLTSDYSVMKNFTKEILRGLKVIQKLLNPKEIVIGIEEENKELIEIFEKVQDEEEFKIKIELLPVIYPQGSELQLINTITGKEVKKGKLPLEKGVIVSNVSTVKAIYDAFFEGKPLTERIVTISGEKAKNIGNYRLKFGTPVYHIVRELKITNEDKVIFGGPMMGTEIFDSRVPTVKGTSGILFLDTEEIERKSCISCGYCVEACPMNLMPFEFADYYKNGKYEKMATANIQNCIECGACEFVCPSRVPLMESIKTGKLILSELEVKNNEK